Proteins found in one Lysinibacillus fusiformis genomic segment:
- a CDS encoding SDR family oxidoreductase, translating to MTVLELFSLKGKTAIVTGGGRGLGAQIAQGFAEAGANVVLCSRKVEACEEVATGLEKLGVQTLALACDVTKPEDIAHVVAKTITTFGKIDILVNNSGASWGTPAIDMPYEAWQKVFDVNVNGTFLFSQAVGKIMLEQKSGKIINIASIAGLGGTLPAFMDTIAYNASKGAVITLTKDLAVKWGPHGVNVNAIAPGFFPTKMSNVLIERGQDYLMGVTPLKRLGSENDLKGVALFLAAPASDYVTGDVIVVDGGMSSII from the coding sequence ATGACAGTCCTAGAGTTATTTAGCTTAAAAGGTAAAACAGCCATTGTGACAGGAGGAGGACGTGGACTCGGTGCGCAAATTGCTCAAGGATTCGCAGAGGCTGGAGCCAATGTGGTCCTATGCTCACGAAAGGTGGAGGCGTGTGAGGAAGTTGCCACAGGGCTCGAAAAGCTAGGTGTTCAAACATTAGCCCTAGCATGTGATGTCACAAAGCCAGAGGATATTGCTCATGTGGTGGCCAAAACAATCACAACATTCGGTAAAATTGATATTTTAGTCAATAACAGTGGCGCATCATGGGGAACACCTGCCATTGATATGCCCTATGAAGCCTGGCAAAAAGTATTTGATGTCAATGTCAATGGAACCTTTTTATTTAGCCAAGCAGTGGGCAAAATTATGCTAGAGCAAAAAAGCGGCAAAATTATTAATATTGCTTCCATCGCTGGACTAGGAGGTACGCTACCAGCTTTTATGGACACGATTGCCTATAACGCGAGTAAAGGGGCTGTCATCACTTTAACGAAGGATTTAGCTGTTAAATGGGGACCACATGGAGTTAATGTCAACGCCATTGCACCAGGATTTTTCCCAACGAAAATGTCCAATGTTTTAATCGAGCGTGGACAAGACTATTTAATGGGCGTTACACCGTTAAAACGTTTAGGTTCAGAAAATGATCTGAAGGGCGTAGCGTTATTTTTAGCAGCACCAGCTTCGGATTATGTAACAGGGGATGTCATTGTAGTAGATGGGGGCATGAGCTCCATTATTTAA
- a CDS encoding DUF3995 domain-containing protein: MFILSMVAVGLLWLISVIHIYWAFGGRWGTEAVIPMKEGSQQAVFVPRKWGTLCVAILVLLASSIILIQGGWMTFFQASIFSKVGSIVCALVFLIRAIGDFKYVGFFKTIKHSKFAQNDSKWYSPLCLFLSLVYVLVLF; this comes from the coding sequence ATGTTTATTTTATCAATGGTCGCAGTAGGACTATTATGGCTGATTAGTGTAATACATATTTATTGGGCTTTTGGTGGTCGATGGGGTACAGAAGCTGTTATTCCTATGAAAGAAGGCAGCCAACAAGCCGTTTTTGTTCCTAGGAAATGGGGAACGCTCTGTGTAGCAATACTGGTGTTGCTAGCAAGTAGTATCATCCTTATTCAAGGAGGGTGGATGACATTTTTTCAAGCCTCTATTTTTTCAAAAGTAGGCAGTATCGTTTGTGCGCTGGTATTTTTGATACGAGCAATTGGTGATTTTAAATATGTTGGCTTTTTTAAAACCATTAAGCATTCCAAGTTTGCTCAAAATGATTCGAAATGGTATAGTCCGTTATGTTTGTTTCTTAGCTTGGTCTATGTACTAGTGTTGTTTTAA
- a CDS encoding tetratricopeptide repeat protein: MDKQLELILALRKNGQLEEANQCMVALVKKHPENAYYQFQCAWTFDSLGQEKEAAPHYEKAIKLGLEPEVLVDAYLGLGSTYRTLGQYEQAKRIFEQAIQEFPEAEHVKVFYAMTLYNLGEHAKSMETLLHTLILTTNHQGIQDYKKAIHYYSDKLDQTWS, translated from the coding sequence ATGGACAAACAATTAGAACTTATACTTGCATTAAGAAAAAACGGACAGCTTGAGGAAGCAAATCAATGCATGGTGGCACTGGTCAAGAAACATCCTGAAAATGCATACTATCAATTTCAATGTGCTTGGACATTTGATTCTTTAGGGCAGGAAAAAGAAGCAGCTCCGCACTATGAAAAAGCGATAAAATTGGGACTAGAACCAGAAGTTTTAGTAGATGCCTACCTTGGTTTAGGGAGCACATATCGAACTTTAGGGCAATACGAGCAAGCAAAGCGGATCTTTGAACAAGCCATTCAAGAATTCCCTGAGGCCGAGCATGTCAAGGTCTTCTATGCCATGACACTTTATAATCTTGGCGAACATGCAAAATCAATGGAAACATTATTGCACACCTTAATACTTACAACCAACCATCAGGGCATTCAAGATTATAAAAAAGCCATTCATTACTACAGTGATAAACTAGATCAAACATGGTCATAA
- a CDS encoding histidine phosphatase family protein codes for MEQIIYLLRHGETNYNTQGRYQGQLDSPLTERGREQVQQNARMLKSLIGDADEWTILSSPMGRAMQSTVILCETLGYNINKVKQDQRLTEVAVGQWAGLTMAEIQQNWPALLTNTDAFNWYFRAPDGETYEAVVSRLTALLEEIQPFSKVIVVSHGLTGRILRGVYAGLNKEEALKLEVSQDVLFKLTNKEITRISSNYEDDFYM; via the coding sequence ATGGAGCAAATAATCTACTTACTTCGTCATGGTGAGACAAATTATAATACACAAGGGAGATATCAGGGACAGCTTGATTCACCACTAACAGAGCGTGGCCGGGAGCAAGTTCAGCAAAATGCACGCATGCTGAAATCACTCATTGGCGATGCAGATGAATGGACCATCCTATCAAGTCCAATGGGAAGAGCCATGCAGAGCACAGTCATACTTTGTGAAACGCTTGGCTATAACATTAACAAGGTGAAGCAGGATCAACGTTTAACAGAGGTTGCTGTGGGACAATGGGCTGGCTTAACCATGGCAGAAATACAGCAAAATTGGCCTGCTTTATTAACGAACACGGATGCCTTCAATTGGTATTTTCGTGCACCAGATGGAGAAACCTATGAAGCTGTTGTGAGCAGACTAACTGCTTTGCTTGAAGAGATTCAACCATTTTCAAAAGTAATTGTTGTCTCGCACGGTTTGACGGGGCGTATTTTGCGCGGCGTCTATGCTGGTCTAAATAAAGAAGAGGCTCTCAAGCTAGAGGTTTCTCAAGATGTATTGTTCAAACTAACTAATAAAGAGATTACAAGAATTAGTTCAAATTACGAAGATGATTTTTACATGTGA
- a CDS encoding polysaccharide deacetylase family protein, which translates to MRKFLPYAIVLTFMICILAGQLSASAEGSVVIQKVTKDAVIYEEASTNSAEIGELSKGSFVSVTQASKGWTHIQTPEQEGYVTSDVLVKLKSEGYLVIQKGGTTLFTAPSQHAQHVGQLYEGRMIYVYGTAPGGWSFVQYGEEIGYVATNALKKPVPTKKRIQAVAGAELRLTASPNGEVLGTLANKTTVQYYITLAGWAYVEAGDQKGYVKASELADIQLIDNKVYNKGVPVAKGAKKRVALTFDDGPDAKVTPQILATLKKYDAKATFFMVGKNVSRNTAIVKQVYEAGHEIGNHTLSHKKLTTLSIAGVKQEVNGTGNAIYAAIGQYPTVFRPPYGATNDQVRSVMTIPSILWSIDTLDWKHHNPDKILAYVKASVKDGSIILMHDIHQTTANGLENVILYLQKQGYEFVTVSEILQ; encoded by the coding sequence ATGAGAAAATTTTTACCCTATGCAATCGTTTTGACGTTTATGATATGCATATTGGCTGGGCAACTTTCAGCAAGTGCTGAAGGGTCAGTGGTGATTCAAAAGGTTACCAAAGATGCGGTAATCTATGAAGAAGCTTCTACGAATAGTGCGGAGATTGGGGAATTATCAAAAGGAAGCTTTGTTTCAGTAACACAAGCAAGTAAAGGATGGACACATATTCAAACGCCAGAGCAGGAGGGCTATGTCACATCTGATGTTTTAGTCAAGCTGAAGTCTGAGGGTTACTTAGTGATTCAAAAGGGTGGTACGACTTTATTTACAGCCCCAAGTCAACATGCCCAGCATGTAGGACAGCTCTATGAAGGACGAATGATTTATGTGTATGGCACAGCACCTGGTGGTTGGTCTTTCGTTCAATATGGCGAGGAGATAGGGTATGTAGCGACAAACGCATTAAAAAAACCTGTCCCAACAAAGAAACGAATCCAAGCTGTGGCTGGTGCTGAATTACGTTTAACAGCGAGTCCAAACGGAGAAGTTCTTGGTACACTTGCCAATAAAACAACTGTCCAGTATTACATAACACTTGCAGGCTGGGCCTATGTAGAAGCGGGTGACCAAAAAGGGTATGTCAAAGCTTCTGAGCTAGCCGATATTCAGTTAATAGATAACAAAGTTTATAATAAAGGTGTGCCAGTGGCGAAAGGCGCAAAAAAACGGGTAGCTTTAACATTTGATGATGGGCCTGATGCCAAGGTGACACCACAAATTTTGGCAACGTTAAAAAAATACGATGCCAAGGCTACATTCTTTATGGTAGGTAAAAATGTATCAAGAAATACTGCAATCGTTAAGCAAGTCTATGAAGCAGGGCACGAAATCGGCAACCATACCTTGAGCCATAAAAAATTAACGACCTTATCAATAGCAGGCGTTAAACAAGAAGTCAATGGCACAGGTAATGCTATTTATGCAGCCATTGGGCAGTATCCAACCGTTTTCCGTCCACCATATGGAGCGACCAATGACCAAGTACGTTCTGTCATGACAATCCCTTCTATTTTGTGGTCGATTGATACACTGGATTGGAAACATCACAATCCAGATAAAATTTTGGCGTATGTCAAAGCCTCTGTAAAGGATGGTAGTATTATTTTAATGCATGATATCCATCAAACGACAGCCAATGGTTTAGAAAATGTCATTCTTTATTTACAGAAACAAGGCTATGAATTTGTCACAGTAAGTGAGATATTACAATAA
- a CDS encoding SMI1/KNR4 family protein produces MKENLIKRLRSFLFNEKHPNLVGKPASQREIKDAQQQLHVQFHSDYVEFIETFGGAYAGLAIHAFSNGSSLGNETVVDLTLDFRQQYKDILSPTIIDTSYVISMDGEGNHIFIDSSGKVFICDHDCGEIKRLADSFELLIEDCFYEW; encoded by the coding sequence AGGAAAATCTAATAAAGCGTTTGCGGTCATTTTTATTTAATGAGAAGCACCCAAACTTAGTAGGTAAACCTGCAAGCCAAAGAGAAATAAAAGATGCACAGCAGCAGCTTCATGTACAATTTCACAGCGATTATGTCGAATTTATTGAAACGTTTGGTGGAGCATACGCAGGTTTAGCAATCCATGCTTTTTCGAATGGCTCTAGTCTAGGAAACGAAACCGTTGTTGATTTAACACTTGATTTTCGTCAACAATATAAAGATATCCTATCTCCGACTATCATAGACACTAGCTATGTCATTTCAATGGACGGTGAAGGAAATCACATTTTCATCGATTCATCAGGTAAGGTTTTCATTTGCGATCATGATTGCGGGGAAATCAAGCGATTAGCTGATTCATTTGAATTGTTAATAGAAGATTGTTTTTATGAATGGTAA
- a CDS encoding DUF3955 domain-containing protein: MKKYLLATIPMIMGIVCLFIKGIIGDEILADGTIVEKNFFLIPLSYLFFFSGILTFLIMALSSTFKKQTTAS, translated from the coding sequence ATGAAAAAATATTTACTTGCCACAATTCCGATGATCATGGGGATCGTATGTTTATTTATAAAAGGAATTATAGGAGATGAGATACTAGCAGATGGTACGATTGTGGAGAAAAACTTCTTTTTAATTCCATTGAGTTATCTATTTTTCTTTAGCGGTATACTAACATTCTTGATTATGGCATTATCTTCTACATTCAAAAAGCAAACTACCGCATCATAA
- a CDS encoding phosphotransferase family protein, whose product MDTMQVRSSERLDVDKLHAFLESYFPELPQGKLEISQFSAGHSNLTYCLKIADFEAVLRRPPLGPVAKKAHDMKREFTILSALHPFLTVVPKPYVYVEDRDIIGSDFFLMERKKGIVLDTHFPKGTEPTEELARQLSEMMVDSLVALHAIPYQDTPLKDMVKPDGFMERQVYGWIERYEKAKTAEHAEVAVLTEWLKNHIPSNNEATIIHYDYKLNNAMFSKDVTEMIGLFDWEMTTVGDPLADVGVAMSYWMQADDPKMLLYALGEPPVTVLPGFYTRQQFIDRYAEKSGRDVSAIHYYCTFAYFKLAVICQQIYYRYVKGQTQDDRFAQMDKMVAALIQQASKSI is encoded by the coding sequence ATGGATACGATGCAAGTAAGGTCAAGTGAACGGTTAGATGTGGATAAATTACATGCCTTTTTAGAAAGCTATTTCCCTGAGCTTCCACAGGGGAAACTTGAAATATCACAATTTAGTGCAGGACATTCCAATTTGACGTATTGTTTAAAAATAGCTGATTTCGAAGCAGTTCTACGTCGTCCTCCGCTTGGACCAGTTGCCAAGAAAGCGCATGATATGAAGCGGGAGTTTACAATTTTATCAGCATTGCATCCATTTTTAACAGTGGTTCCCAAGCCATATGTCTATGTAGAGGATCGAGACATCATCGGTAGTGATTTCTTTTTAATGGAGCGCAAAAAAGGCATCGTCCTTGATACGCATTTTCCAAAAGGGACAGAACCAACAGAGGAGCTAGCACGTCAGTTGTCCGAAATGATGGTTGACTCTTTAGTTGCATTACATGCCATTCCTTATCAGGACACACCATTAAAGGATATGGTGAAGCCTGACGGATTTATGGAACGACAAGTGTATGGCTGGATCGAGCGTTATGAAAAAGCGAAAACAGCAGAGCATGCGGAAGTAGCCGTATTAACAGAGTGGTTAAAAAATCATATCCCTTCCAATAATGAAGCAACCATTATTCATTATGACTATAAATTGAATAATGCGATGTTCTCTAAGGATGTTACCGAAATGATTGGTCTTTTTGATTGGGAGATGACAACAGTAGGGGACCCACTAGCTGATGTTGGGGTAGCAATGAGTTATTGGATGCAAGCGGATGACCCAAAAATGCTATTATATGCACTTGGAGAACCACCAGTAACTGTATTACCAGGCTTTTATACCCGACAACAATTTATTGATCGTTATGCAGAGAAGAGTGGGCGAGATGTGTCAGCCATTCATTATTACTGTACATTTGCTTATTTCAAATTAGCCGTTATTTGTCAGCAAATCTATTATCGTTATGTCAAAGGGCAAACTCAGGATGATCGCTTTGCTCAGATGGATAAAATGGTCGCTGCACTCATACAACAGGCTTCTAAATCGATATAA
- a CDS encoding D-alanyl-D-alanine carboxypeptidase family protein, translating into MKKWMLLGCLCIVVFLFYCINKTYELAHLELPSLHSQNALLLNEQGEVLYEKNADAIIYPASLTKIMTAIVAIEMTDNLQTQTIVEPQTIANYTAQNASMAGFQAGDFVTMEDLLYGTLLASGADATGTLADAVAGSEDKFVTLMNNKAQELGMHDTHFVNTSGLHDEAHVSSVRDISKLLRYALENPIFYQIFTSKSYTTHVPNQLIITNSLFTKLPGLDGPILGGKTGYTPEAGLCLASIIEKEGKSFLFITTNAPSYMWTPPPHIEDALTAYEAL; encoded by the coding sequence ATGAAAAAATGGATGTTATTGGGCTGTCTTTGTATCGTGGTTTTCTTATTTTATTGTATAAACAAAACATATGAACTCGCTCATCTAGAACTGCCATCATTACATAGTCAAAATGCTTTGTTACTCAATGAACAGGGCGAAGTATTATACGAAAAAAATGCGGATGCTATTATTTATCCTGCATCCTTAACAAAAATCATGACAGCTATCGTTGCCATAGAGATGACAGATAATTTACAAACACAAACCATTGTAGAACCCCAAACGATTGCGAACTATACGGCACAAAATGCTTCGATGGCAGGCTTTCAAGCAGGAGATTTTGTCACGATGGAGGACTTATTGTATGGCACACTCCTTGCCTCAGGTGCCGATGCAACCGGAACACTTGCAGATGCTGTGGCAGGTAGTGAGGATAAATTTGTTACGTTGATGAATAATAAGGCGCAGGAATTAGGCATGCATGATACACATTTTGTTAACACCAGTGGCCTACATGATGAGGCACATGTATCCAGCGTGCGGGACATCAGTAAACTTCTACGTTATGCGTTAGAAAATCCTATCTTTTATCAAATCTTTACCTCGAAAAGCTACACAACTCATGTACCCAACCAATTAATAATTACAAACTCATTATTTACAAAATTGCCGGGTCTAGACGGACCAATACTAGGTGGAAAAACAGGCTATACCCCAGAAGCAGGACTGTGTCTGGCGTCCATAATCGAAAAAGAAGGGAAATCTTTTTTATTCATTACAACCAATGCCCCAAGCTATATGTGGACCCCACCCCCACATATCGAGGATGCCCTCACTGCCTACGAGGCTTTATGA
- the gltS gene encoding sodium/glutamate symporter: MIEINQITTVFLAVALFALGGFLINKIGFLKRFCIPAPVVGGLLFAALATILKTTGILEISLDTSLQSLFMITFFTTIGLGASFKLVKLGGKLLIIYWLACGFLALMQNVIGVSLASLMGIHPLIGMMAGAVSMEGGHGAAAAFGQTLEDLGISSAMTIGAAAATCGLVAGGLIGGPIVKYLVGKYNLTPDEQESEEIEYENKHEQITSDSFFTQVLLITFCMAVGTYVGTLFSEATGFVLPGYVGAMFVAVLVRNMMDKFKPEAINMKSISLIGDVTLGVFLSMALMSIKLWEIADLALPLFIIVFAQVFFIVVFSIFVLFKLLGKNYDAAVMVAGFAGHGLGATPNAMANMSAVVQRFGPSKKAFLVVPIVGAFLIDVFGIPIIITTINLFK; this comes from the coding sequence ATGATCGAAATTAATCAAATTACAACGGTGTTTCTAGCCGTGGCACTCTTTGCATTGGGTGGCTTTCTTATCAATAAAATAGGCTTTTTAAAGCGTTTCTGTATCCCAGCTCCCGTGGTTGGTGGTTTATTGTTCGCTGCCCTTGCTACCATCTTAAAAACAACGGGAATCCTAGAAATATCCCTTGATACTTCTTTACAAAGCTTATTTATGATTACTTTCTTTACGACAATTGGCTTAGGTGCAAGCTTTAAACTAGTAAAGCTCGGTGGAAAATTACTCATTATTTACTGGCTAGCATGTGGCTTCCTAGCGTTAATGCAAAATGTCATTGGGGTATCGCTTGCCTCACTCATGGGCATTCATCCTTTAATCGGAATGATGGCTGGAGCCGTTTCTATGGAGGGTGGTCATGGAGCTGCCGCTGCATTTGGTCAAACTTTAGAAGATTTAGGTATTTCTTCAGCCATGACAATTGGTGCCGCTGCCGCAACATGTGGTCTAGTTGCTGGTGGTTTAATTGGTGGTCCAATTGTCAAATATTTAGTAGGTAAATACAATTTAACACCAGATGAACAAGAATCGGAAGAAATCGAATATGAGAATAAACATGAGCAAATTACATCCGATTCGTTCTTTACACAAGTCTTATTAATTACATTCTGTATGGCTGTCGGTACGTATGTCGGGACTTTATTCTCAGAGGCAACAGGCTTCGTTCTGCCAGGTTATGTGGGAGCAATGTTTGTAGCTGTCTTAGTCCGCAATATGATGGACAAATTCAAACCAGAAGCAATCAATATGAAGAGTATCTCATTAATTGGTGATGTCACATTAGGTGTTTTCCTTTCCATGGCGCTAATGAGTATCAAGTTATGGGAAATTGCTGATTTAGCGCTTCCATTATTTATCATTGTCTTTGCGCAAGTATTCTTTATTGTTGTATTTAGTATTTTTGTATTGTTTAAATTACTTGGCAAAAACTACGATGCAGCTGTTATGGTAGCTGGTTTTGCAGGACATGGTTTAGGGGCCACACCAAATGCCATGGCCAATATGTCAGCCGTTGTGCAACGCTTCGGTCCTTCTAAAAAAGCCTTCCTCGTCGTTCCGATTGTCGGTGCCTTTTTAATCGACGTATTTGGTATTCCAATTATCATTACAACGATCAATTTATTTAAATAA
- the hutG gene encoding formimidoylglutamase: MYTLTDQKQWKGRIDSTTNTSSFRLHQQVKRLAINDVSASDKKSAALVGFICDEGVRRNQGRVGAANGPNALREGLASLPWTFEDDQQVIDVGNIVCLNHALEDAQRELGEVVATVLQKKLACVVLGGGHETLYGHYVGVRSALPKDAKIGIINIDAHFDLRPYDEQTSSGTMFRQILEQDPHADYFVVGIQRYGNTRELFEKADELKVKYVYEDQMTVANQQQLSDELQHYMDQHDYILLTLCMDVLNAAFAPGVSAPSPFGLDPSTVRTILQQVTSHPHTHSFDICEVNPLLDENGRTVKLGAYFVYEALNNLLRRQGS, from the coding sequence ATGTACACACTGACAGATCAAAAACAATGGAAAGGCCGAATAGATTCAACGACAAATACAAGCAGTTTTCGTTTACACCAACAAGTTAAAAGATTGGCGATTAATGATGTAAGCGCTTCAGATAAGAAAAGCGCTGCACTCGTTGGTTTTATCTGCGATGAAGGGGTACGTCGAAATCAAGGTCGTGTAGGTGCAGCAAACGGACCAAACGCACTGCGAGAAGGATTAGCAAGTTTACCGTGGACATTTGAGGACGATCAACAAGTCATTGATGTTGGCAATATCGTTTGTCTGAACCATGCGTTAGAGGATGCACAGCGTGAGCTTGGTGAAGTAGTAGCAACAGTACTGCAAAAAAAATTAGCATGTGTTGTGCTAGGTGGCGGACATGAAACGCTGTATGGCCATTATGTAGGCGTTCGTTCTGCCCTACCGAAGGATGCTAAAATCGGCATCATTAATATAGATGCTCACTTCGATTTACGACCATACGATGAACAAACTTCGTCAGGTACGATGTTCCGCCAAATTTTAGAGCAGGATCCACACGCTGACTATTTTGTTGTTGGTATCCAACGCTATGGCAATACAAGAGAACTTTTCGAAAAAGCCGATGAATTAAAGGTGAAGTATGTTTATGAAGATCAAATGACAGTAGCCAACCAACAGCAATTATCGGATGAATTACAGCACTATATGGATCAACATGATTATATTCTTTTAACATTATGTATGGATGTCTTGAATGCAGCTTTCGCTCCAGGTGTAAGTGCTCCTTCACCGTTTGGGCTTGACCCATCGACTGTGCGCACAATCCTCCAACAAGTCACTTCACACCCTCACACACATTCATTTGATATTTGCGAGGTCAATCCGTTATTAGATGAAAACGGACGTACCGTGAAATTAGGTGCTTATTTTGTGTATGAAGCACTGAACAACTTACTTAGGAGGCAAGGTTCATGA
- a CDS encoding LysR family transcriptional regulator, with product MDIKQLHYFIAVSEQMNFSKAAERLHISQPSLSNAIKKLEQEIGSPLLERNTRNLQLTEAGELLFERAKVIVKNMEVLKIEMDEVIVHGTKDITIGGMESIKHWLPKVIANYKKDYPQMKIHLVDILGSKRVKKSLKSYKTHVIITNQLMDDPDLEVQTLYEERLVAVLPLHHPLAQKEVLTISDICEEPFIISTEGFQTRRDILTSFEQAGKSINIQFEIERFETAVSLVREHLGVTILPENYLQGPTAKTIVKKEIEGVNLSRNVYLVYLKNRHLPLAIRQLLKDILQFFENKTT from the coding sequence GTGGACATTAAACAATTACACTATTTTATCGCTGTTTCAGAACAGATGAATTTCTCAAAAGCCGCAGAAAGACTGCATATCTCGCAGCCTTCCTTAAGTAATGCTATCAAAAAATTAGAACAAGAGATTGGCTCCCCCTTATTAGAAAGAAATACTAGAAATCTGCAATTAACAGAAGCAGGAGAGTTACTTTTTGAACGGGCAAAAGTTATTGTGAAAAATATGGAAGTATTGAAAATTGAAATGGATGAAGTGATTGTTCATGGCACGAAGGACATCACTATTGGGGGCATGGAATCGATCAAGCATTGGCTCCCGAAAGTAATCGCCAACTATAAAAAAGACTATCCACAAATGAAAATTCATTTAGTCGATATTTTAGGCAGTAAGCGGGTGAAAAAATCCTTGAAAAGCTATAAAACGCATGTAATCATCACCAATCAGCTAATGGATGATCCAGATTTAGAAGTTCAAACCTTATATGAAGAACGATTGGTCGCAGTGTTACCTTTACATCATCCGTTAGCCCAAAAGGAGGTTCTAACCATCTCAGATATTTGTGAAGAACCATTTATTATTAGTACCGAGGGCTTTCAAACAAGACGAGATATCTTAACGTCATTTGAACAGGCTGGTAAAAGCATCAATATCCAATTTGAAATTGAGCGTTTTGAAACCGCTGTATCGCTTGTACGAGAACATTTAGGTGTGACCATATTACCTGAAAATTACTTGCAAGGGCCGACTGCCAAAACGATTGTAAAAAAAGAAATTGAGGGTGTGAATTTAAGTCGAAATGTCTATCTAGTGTACTTGAAAAATCGTCATTTACCATTAGCCATCCGACAATTATTGAAGGATATTTTACAGTTTTTTGAAAATAAAACGACGTAA
- a CDS encoding acyl-CoA dehydrogenase family protein, whose product MNFSYSEKVVKLQDKLTNFMEQYIYPNETVYAAQVEAMEDRWGAIPPIMEELKQKAQQAGLWNLFLPDSEYGAGLTNLEYAPLCEIMGRSLLAPEVFNCNAPDTGNMEVLVRYGSAQQKKQWLEPLLRGEIRSCFAMTEPAVASSDATNIEASIERDGDEYILNGHKWWTTGAGDPRCRVAIFMGKHKDTMAPIHEQQSMILVPMDTPGVKVERMLTAFGYDHAPEGHGEVTFTNVRVPVDNILWGEGKGFAIAQGRLGPGRIHHCMRLIGAAERALKEMCVRVQERQAFHRPLADQGVMRERIAESRMDIEQARLLTLKAAYMMDTVGNKEAKAEIAMIKVVAPNMALRVIDRAIQAFGAAGVGPDTTLAAQWANSRTLRLADGPDEVHRNTIAKLELKKHANKQEELVK is encoded by the coding sequence ATGAATTTTTCCTATAGTGAAAAGGTTGTGAAGTTACAGGACAAGCTGACGAATTTTATGGAGCAATATATTTATCCAAATGAGACCGTTTATGCTGCACAGGTCGAGGCAATGGAAGATCGTTGGGGAGCGATTCCACCTATTATGGAGGAGCTGAAACAGAAGGCACAACAGGCAGGTTTGTGGAATTTATTTTTACCAGATAGTGAATATGGAGCAGGTTTAACCAACTTAGAATACGCACCTTTATGTGAAATCATGGGACGCTCACTTCTGGCACCCGAAGTGTTTAACTGTAATGCACCTGACACAGGAAATATGGAAGTACTTGTACGTTATGGATCGGCACAGCAAAAAAAGCAGTGGCTTGAACCGTTATTACGAGGCGAAATACGATCTTGCTTTGCGATGACAGAGCCAGCTGTTGCATCCAGTGATGCTACGAATATTGAGGCAAGTATTGAACGAGACGGAGATGAATACATTTTAAATGGCCATAAATGGTGGACAACCGGTGCCGGGGATCCTCGCTGTAGGGTGGCTATTTTTATGGGCAAGCATAAAGATACAATGGCCCCTATCCATGAGCAGCAATCTATGATTCTCGTACCAATGGATACACCAGGGGTAAAAGTGGAGCGTATGCTAACTGCCTTTGGCTACGATCATGCACCAGAGGGCCATGGTGAGGTTACTTTTACCAATGTACGTGTACCGGTGGACAATATTTTATGGGGTGAAGGAAAAGGCTTTGCCATTGCGCAAGGTAGACTAGGACCCGGAAGAATTCATCATTGTATGCGTCTGATTGGTGCAGCAGAACGTGCATTGAAGGAAATGTGTGTACGTGTACAGGAGAGACAGGCATTTCATCGACCACTAGCTGATCAAGGGGTAATGCGGGAGCGTATTGCCGAATCTCGCATGGATATTGAGCAAGCAAGGCTTTTAACTTTGAAGGCTGCTTATATGATGGACACGGTAGGCAACAAAGAGGCAAAAGCTGAAATTGCCATGATTAAGGTAGTTGCGCCAAATATGGCACTAAGAGTCATTGATCGAGCTATCCAAGCATTTGGTGCAGCTGGGGTAGGTCCAGATACAACGCTTGCTGCACAATGGGCAAATTCACGCACATTGCGTTTAGCAGATGGACCAGATGAGGTGCATCGTAATACCATTGCTAAGCTAGAATTGAAAAAGCATGCCAACAAACAAGAGGAGCTGGTGAAATGA